One window from the genome of Litoribacterium kuwaitense encodes:
- a CDS encoding alpha-L-fucosidase: MMEQKITDYLKDIDRVIQKGRFKDNWDSLSQYELPKWYRDAKFGIFIHWGVYAVPAFGNEWYPRNMYIQGSKEYEHHIQTYGNHKDFGYKDFIPMFKAEQFNPDEWAELFKNAGAKYVMPVAEHHDGFQMYKSDFSRFNAYEMGPERDIVGELGSALEKRNIPLSTSSHRIEHWFFMGHGKEFASDINEPLERGDFYWPAMPEPKHHDLHSPSPSKAFLEDWLIRTCEIVDRYRPKIMWFDWWIQHQSVKPYLKKFAAYYYNRADEWGIDVAINYKHDAFMFGTAVIDIERGQFAEQKPYFWQTDTSVAKNSWCYTENNDYKTANELICDLVDIVSKNGSLLLNIGPKADGTIPDEDKEILLKIGDWLNVNGEAIYHSQVWRKFGEGPTEVQEGQFTDEKSKQFTAEDIRFTVNGSYLYATVLNYPEDGKVNIQSLAEQDASKLPHFHGLIKDVAVLGFDEKPNWERTADGLKVTTNHVKSEMPVTIKILID; encoded by the coding sequence ATGATGGAGCAAAAAATTACAGATTATTTAAAAGACATTGATCGTGTGATTCAAAAAGGACGGTTTAAAGACAATTGGGATTCGCTATCGCAATATGAATTACCAAAATGGTACCGTGATGCGAAGTTTGGTATCTTCATTCACTGGGGGGTGTACGCGGTCCCTGCGTTTGGAAATGAATGGTACCCTAGAAATATGTACATTCAAGGCTCGAAGGAATATGAGCACCACATTCAAACGTATGGAAATCATAAGGATTTTGGCTATAAAGACTTTATCCCAATGTTTAAAGCCGAGCAGTTTAATCCAGATGAATGGGCCGAGCTGTTTAAAAACGCGGGTGCAAAGTATGTCATGCCTGTCGCGGAACATCATGATGGCTTTCAAATGTATAAAAGCGATTTCTCTCGTTTTAATGCCTATGAAATGGGACCAGAGCGCGACATCGTCGGTGAATTAGGCTCGGCATTAGAAAAAAGAAACATTCCGTTAAGTACCTCGTCACATCGGATAGAACATTGGTTCTTTATGGGGCACGGAAAAGAATTTGCTAGTGATATTAACGAGCCGCTTGAAAGAGGGGATTTCTATTGGCCAGCCATGCCTGAGCCGAAACACCATGATTTACATAGTCCGTCCCCGTCGAAAGCGTTTCTTGAGGATTGGCTCATTCGTACGTGCGAAATTGTTGATCGCTATCGACCGAAAATCATGTGGTTCGATTGGTGGATTCAGCATCAGTCAGTTAAACCTTATTTGAAAAAATTTGCGGCGTATTATTATAATCGTGCCGATGAGTGGGGAATTGACGTCGCGATCAACTATAAACACGATGCCTTTATGTTCGGTACGGCTGTGATCGATATAGAAAGAGGACAATTTGCCGAACAGAAGCCTTACTTTTGGCAAACAGATACTTCCGTAGCAAAAAACTCCTGGTGCTACACAGAAAATAATGATTACAAAACGGCGAATGAATTGATTTGTGACCTTGTCGATATTGTCAGTAAAAATGGGAGTTTATTATTAAATATCGGACCGAAGGCAGACGGAACGATCCCTGATGAGGATAAGGAAATTCTGCTCAAGATTGGTGACTGGCTAAACGTGAACGGTGAGGCGATTTATCATAGTCAAGTTTGGCGGAAGTTTGGTGAGGGACCTACAGAAGTCCAAGAGGGACAATTTACAGATGAGAAATCAAAACAGTTTACGGCCGAAGATATTCGCTTTACAGTGAATGGCTCCTACCTTTATGCGACTGTATTGAATTATCCGGAAGATGGAAAAGTCAACATTCAATCGCTAGCTGAGCAGGACGCGTCTAAGCTGCCTCATTTTCATGGCCTAATTAAAGACGTTGCTGTTTTAGGCTTTGATGAAAAACCGAATTGGGAGCGAACCGCTGACGGGTTAAAGGTGACAACGAATCACGTCAAAAGTGAAATGCCTGTGACAATCAAAATCCTCATTGATTAG